In Saccharomyces eubayanus strain FM1318 chromosome XIV, whole genome shotgun sequence, the sequence CATTACAGCTCGCAATCTTCCCTGCTCTTCAGTACCAAATCCTCCTGGCAGTACGGATTCTATCATTTGAGAAATCTTCTCCCCTATGCCATCTGGTGTATCTAGTTCTTGGCTTTCATAATCAAATATTATTTCGGCTTCTTCACCATTTAAATGAAGTTCTGGATCTTTCAAATCGTCATCTAgaattttttgcaaatcaCGGTCTATTATAAAGTCAGTATTATTTGTCGTTGTAATCTGTCCTATTTCTCTTTCGAAAGTTTCCTTATCATCTGCAGAATTGACATGGTACGTACTTTGATTATCTATTTTTGCAAGTTCGTCTTCTAGACTCAACGAATCCATCTTAGGAAGCGCATCTTTGAGTTCTTCCAGTCGCGCATTTGATAATACCTTTCCACCGTTTCTTATAACGAATTGCATAGCATGAGGGGCATTGTGGAAAGCTTGCCTGTCCTGAAGCTGATTAGAAAGAATTTTAGTCAAAGCTTTTACACCTTCTTGCATCATCACATTTATGGGCATAGGGCCATTTTCGGAAACTACTTCTACAGATGCGTTAGTTGTTCCATTAGATTGATTTGCAGACGACATTTGTTAGCTATGGAGCATAAAAATTTAGTTAACGAAGAATATGATTAATTTTGGAGCCGTTGCTGTCAATAAAAATGACgacaaaattgaaataaaagagCAATATTTTAGCAAAAAGGTGTTTTAGTCCAATCGTAAACAAATAAAGCACTACTAGTAACCTTtacaattctttcaaaactaCTTTGCTACTCTTTGCCATTTAGATCATCtcaactttttttgctcTTACTACAAAACATTCGCTTGCGCGAAGAAACATATGATATCATGGAGTACGTATGACTGGAAATGACACGAAAAATGCAGTATTCTCTTTATTGATGATTtaatacatatatatacatatatatgaatTCATGATTAGTAAAAAGCTGGGCTAAGTAATTGCATACGTTGCTGGAGCGAGTTatcaattcttcttcaaagtacGCTGTTTTTCGGCGTTTTCAATAACTTTCTCTTCAATGAATAaaccttttcttcttctgatgGCATTCATATGCCTACGAGCAATATTCTCTTTATCTGCCGTGTCACCCTGTTCCTCCAGCTCTTCTTCTGTCGTTGGAACCCAAAACGGATCTAAATCAATACACTCAAATCCAGAAAACACTAATTGAGGTTGTGCTGCACCAGATGTTCTTTTACGAATATCTTCACTTAAGCCGAATGCCTCTACGACAGGCACATGGGCCtcgatttgaaaaaatggagtaccttctttcatttcttctGATATAATTTTACCTTGTCTTTGTAGTACAACTGCGTATACTTTCCCAAGGACGTCAACAGAAGTCTGGATATCACATGAGTAGATGGCCCACATAATTCTTGGCGACCAATCTAAGAAAGCTTCATGTATAGCGTCTCTTGTATATGTTATCAGCCTTCCTGACAAATCCACAATATGTTCTTGGTAATGTGTGTCCTCAATAGATTCAATCTCTTCCTGTGACATTTTATGAATACCCTCGACAATAACACACATTCCCTGGACAGGTTCATTCGCCAGAGGTCCCTCGCTAACAGCCAATTGGAAACCATTTTTGACAGAGTCTGAATATTCAAAAGCTGCTGGAGTACCTTCAAATAGACTACCAAGGAGATTATCGTCTGATAACAAAATGTTACAACCAACCCTGTTGGGCCCTAGGCCTGCCAACCTTGATTTGAACCCTTTTAGAAGATCTCCGCTCTTTCCGTCCTTAGATATTACATCTTCAAACGCAGCTAAGAATGAGTTATTATCTAAAAGAGCACCTCCAGTTGTTTCAATGATAGGGTCGATATTTGAGGTGGAGGTTTTcagaatatttttaatgCTGTTTTGATGTTGAGACAAAAATTCTGTAATTTTATCGCTCAATGGGATTGTTCTGAACGTAATCCTATATTGACCCAATAGCAATTGATGAACGCCCCTCCCCAATTGCGCATTCTTTGGTGAAATCATATCGGAAACGGACAAGAATGTTTCTCTATATGGGATCGCAGGTTCTGAATGTGTGATTTCGATTCCCGCGAATCTTTCTGTCAAATCCTTCAAACATCTTTCCAAATGCAATTCACCGGCAGTACATAAAATATGTTCACCCGTGTTCTCAACGTATGTGCGCACACAAGGGTCCGCTTGATCTAACAATTTTAATCCACGTACCAGTTTACTCATTTCAACAGGATTAGCTGGTTCTATTGCAACACGAACGATTGGAGTAGAGTGGAAATTAACCCCCGCTAAATTGACACCTTGAACACCCTTTTGCACCAAAGTAccacttttcaaaactttacCGGCTAAACCACGAATACCGACGATGTTGCCTGATGGGCAAACATCCAAAGGAACCAATTCCTTACCCATAAACAGATATAAATGTGTAATAACTGCAGTCTCAATGTGCTCGTCGGGACGTTTTGGATCATACTTAGGACCCAATACTGAAATTTCCTGGCCAACCCTTAATGTTCCACTATATATTCTTGCGAACGCTACCAGCgattcttccttttcatcaaatatatcatcttcttcaatattcACATCTTCTAAAGCTTGGGGGACTTCATTTGCAAATGTGCCTTCTTCCTCGTATTCAAACATGGAACTTAGGGGGTCATTTGGGTCTATATCGGTTGGTACGAAGTCTAAGCCGAAATTATCTTGGATATTagcatcatcatcttcctcATAGTCAAAGCCTAAATCTAAAGCCGGAGCAGGCTCCGAAACGACATGAAAGATATCGTTGTTAACCAAGggttttggttttggttGCTCTCCCATTTCTGGAGTAGTGACGGTGTCCTTTGCTCTTTTATAAAAATCGCCATCATCCTTGGTATTGTCGTTCAAATCCATCTGCGCCATGTTTTCTACTATACCTGCTTGTTTTGCAGCATTCAATGCTTCTTCTCGTGcttttctgcttctttcCATCAGTTCATCGGACGAAACTTCCCTATTAGTTTCAACAGGCAGTTCTTCTTTCGGAATAGAAAGCATCTTAGATACATATGCACTTACTGGCCCTTCCCTGTCGCACGTCTTCATCGCTTCCAACAGTTTGGGATCCATGTCTGCAGCGTCTGCTTCAGAAGCCAGAATAGTATCCAAACGATCAGTCTGTGATTCTAAAGGTGAAGGTAATTTTTCGATGACTGTAAGTAACACTGCTGTGCTAACGGGCAACCATTGTCCCATAATTGTTCTTAATAATTGCTTGTCATCCTTTGATCTTAGATCACGTGGTAGAAGCTTGATATTTAGAGTCTTTGCTATTTTCACGACCATGTCAGAATCTCTTGATATGATTACATTTTGATAAATCTTCCATATATTTTCGAGGATCAAGGACGTAAAGAGAGGTGTTAGGGATCTTCCTTTTAGGCCCTTACTAttgatgattttctttgtttttggatCCATATAGAAGTCACCCCACAAAACTTTTTGCAGATTTTCTCTCTTAGCACCTAGTTTTTGTTCATAGAATTTGGCCAATTGTCCGATGTTGAAACCCCAACCATCTACAGCAGATGCAAAGATAACGTTGTTATCGCTAGGGTTAAAGTAAATTCCTGAGTCATCTTTCTCAATGTATTCAgcgttttcattttgttcTAATTGTTCTCTCCAAGATAAATCATCCAGTTGTCTTTCGTTGGCGAAAAAAGAACCGATAACGGAGTTAACTTGTTCAATGACTTTCGATAAATGGATATAAGTTTCTTGAGGGGTAAGTTGTAGCTCAGTTATTAATCTATCAATTTTATTTAAAACCAAAATAggctttaatttttcagtcCAGCATTGTCTTAGCACAGTGATTGTTTGGGAACACACCCCCTCAACGACATCGACTAATACGACAGCCCCATCACATAATCTGGATGCCGCACTAACTTCACTAGAAAAGTCAATATGTCCTGGGGAATCTATCAAGTTTACCAAGTGCTCGTTCACCAAAGGCTCATCCGAACCTTCTTGTTTATGCAAAACCCTAAAATAAAGGGAAATAGCCGATGATTCCATTGTGATACCACGCAATTGCTCATCAGGCCTAGCATCTAAAAATCTGATCTTACCGGCTAGTCTTTGTGATATAATACCATTTGAAGCTAGAAGCGAGTCTGAAAGAGAAGTTTTACCATGATCGACATGCGCAACAATGCAAATATTCCTTATACAGGAAGGGTCATTTTGTAAACGTTTGTAAGTCTCTGATTCAACTCTAACCATATTAATTTGTTGTGTTTAGAAGACCAGCTCAATCCAAGTAGTTGCGGATTGTTTTGACTGTTTCGATAACGTAGTAATCAAAAGAGgtattactaatatatacatacaaatacatatatatctaCCAGAGTACTTGcttctcaattttttatttttcaaaatttgtttcttctaagaaaaagaaaagggaaGCGATGAGCTGAAAATTTCACACCTCAAAACACAAAACGCTAGCATACTAAAACAAGCACACAGAGCAATCGGTACTTGAAGCATGTCTGACAAGCCTGACTCTCAAGTGTTTTGCCCAGACTGTAATGAGagacttcaaaaatgtTTGATACAGCAAAATTACGCCATCATCATATGCCCCAGCCTCACCTGTGGCTACCCATTTAACCAAAGGGAAGTGCTCGAAAACTTAACGTACGTAGATGATAACGACGTTTTGAGAgttgcaaaaaaaagactgtCTACGCGGAGTAAACCATGAAGCAGTTATGTTGGTGCCTTTCATTATTTAGCTACCGACAAACGGT encodes:
- the IBD2 gene encoding Ibd2p; this encodes MSSANQSNGTTNASVEVVSENGPMPINVMMQEGVKALTKILSNQLQDRQAFHNAPHAMQFVIRNGGKVLSNARLEELKDALPKMDSLSLEDELAKIDNQSTYHVNSADDKETFEREIGQITTTNNTDFIIDRDLQKILDDDLKDPELHLNGEEAEIIFDYESQELDTPDGIGEKISQMIESVLPGGFGTEEQGRLRAVMNGDDLDVEEEINETDRDIADTAGLHGDSQHPASSKKHNKSKHSKKNGHVRRHDYYDESRDHKSCCPHHHYENLSKLRNYYYHDFEYISKTDNRTPDFSVLVNESKPMCLFCEYYMVFGEPPRNMIKWYNRTFGYNRMPNPPRDEQDSRKRNR
- the RIA1 gene encoding GTPase RIA1 yields the protein MVRVESETYKRLQNDPSCIRNICIVAHVDHGKTSLSDSLLASNGIISQRLAGKIRFLDARPDEQLRGITMESSAISLYFRVLHKQEGSDEPLVNEHLVNLIDSPGHIDFSSEVSAASRLCDGAVVLVDVVEGVCSQTITVLRQCWTEKLKPILVLNKIDRLITELQLTPQETYIHLSKVIEQVNSVIGSFFANERQLDDLSWREQLEQNENAEYIEKDDSGIYFNPSDNNVIFASAVDGWGFNIGQLAKFYEQKLGAKRENLQKVLWGDFYMDPKTKKIINSKGLKGRSLTPLFTSLILENIWKIYQNVIISRDSDMVVKIAKTLNIKLLPRDLRSKDDKQLLRTIMGQWLPVSTAVLLTVIEKLPSPLESQTDRLDTILASEADAADMDPKLLEAMKTCDREGPVSAYVSKMLSIPKEELPVETNREVSSDELMERSRKAREEALNAAKQAGIVENMAQMDLNDNTKDDGDFYKRAKDTVTTPEMGEQPKPKPLVNNDIFHVVSEPAPALDLGFDYEEDDDANIQDNFGLDFVPTDIDPNDPLSSMFEYEEEGTFANEVPQALEDVNIEEDDIFDEKEESLVAFARIYSGTLRVGQEISVLGPKYDPKRPDEHIETAVITHLYLFMGKELVPLDVCPSGNIVGIRGLAGKVLKSGTLVQKGVQGVNLAGVNFHSTPIVRVAIEPANPVEMSKLVRGLKLLDQADPCVRTYVENTGEHILCTAGELHLERCLKDLTERFAGIEITHSEPAIPYRETFLSVSDMISPKNAQLGRGVHQLLLGQYRITFRTIPLSDKITEFLSQHQNSIKNILKTSTSNIDPIIETTGGALLDNNSFLAAFEDVISKDGKSGDLLKGFKSRLAGLGPNRVGCNILLSDDNLLGSLFEGTPAAFEYSDSVKNGFQLAVSEGPLANEPVQGMCVIVEGIHKMSQEEIESIEDTHYQEHIVDLSGRLITYTRDAIHEAFLDWSPRIMWAIYSCDIQTSVDVLGKVYAVVLQRQGKIISEEMKEGTPFFQIEAHVPVVEAFGLSEDIRKRTSGAAQPQLVFSGFECIDLDPFWVPTTEEELEEQGDTADKENIARRHMNAIRRRKGLFIEEKVIENAEKQRTLKKN